From Sporosarcina sp. Marseille-Q4943, the proteins below share one genomic window:
- a CDS encoding nucleoside hydrolase, protein MTKKPIYFNHDGGVDDLISLFLLLRMDNVELTGVSVIPADCYLEPAVYASRKIIDRFGNGVSLDVAESNSRGKNPFPKDWRMHAFLVDALPILNESGKIVTPVAEKPAHLHMIDAIRNTPEKTTLLFTGPLTDLARALDEAPDIEEKIERLVWMGGTFREDGNVHEPEHDGTAEWNAFWDPEAAARVWKTNIEIDLVALESTNQVPLTLDVRERWAKDRKYIGVDFLGQSYAMVPPLVHFKTNSTYYLWDVLTTAFIGKKDLVKVQTVNSIVIPDGPSQGRTVETPDGRPVNVVYDVNRDAFFDYITELAKQVSGENSK, encoded by the coding sequence ATGACGAAGAAACCTATTTATTTCAACCACGACGGTGGAGTCGACGACCTTATATCATTATTCTTATTGCTTCGAATGGATAATGTTGAACTGACAGGTGTATCGGTCATTCCTGCCGATTGTTATTTAGAGCCGGCTGTTTATGCAAGCCGGAAGATCATTGATCGCTTCGGGAATGGCGTCAGCCTCGATGTAGCTGAATCTAACTCCCGTGGAAAGAATCCTTTCCCGAAAGACTGGAGAATGCATGCGTTCCTTGTCGATGCTCTGCCAATTTTAAATGAATCCGGAAAGATTGTTACGCCTGTAGCGGAAAAGCCGGCACATCTTCATATGATCGATGCGATTCGAAATACGCCAGAGAAGACAACTTTATTATTCACAGGTCCACTTACTGACCTTGCCCGTGCATTGGACGAGGCTCCGGATATTGAAGAGAAAATCGAAAGACTCGTTTGGATGGGCGGCACTTTCCGTGAAGATGGAAATGTTCATGAACCTGAACACGATGGGACAGCGGAATGGAATGCGTTTTGGGATCCAGAAGCAGCGGCACGTGTATGGAAAACAAACATAGAAATCGACTTAGTCGCTCTGGAAAGTACAAATCAAGTACCGTTGACGTTGGATGTGCGTGAGCGTTGGGCGAAGGATCGCAAATATATCGGGGTTGATTTTCTCGGTCAAAGCTATGCAATGGTACCGCCTCTTGTCCACTTCAAAACAAATTCCACGTACTATTTATGGGACGTGTTAACAACTGCCTTCATCGGTAAAAAAGATCTTGTTAAAGTACAAACGGTAAACAGTATTGTCATTCCAGATGGACCAAGTCAAGGACGTACAGTTGAAACACCTGACGGGCGCCCTGTAAATGTTGTTTATGATGTGAATCGCGACGCTTTCTTCGATTACATTACCGAATTGGCAAAGCAAGTAAGCGGAGAAAACTCCAAGTAA
- a CDS encoding Mrp/NBP35 family ATP-binding protein — translation MINEQIVRDVVGELKDPFLHRTLTETDGIVSVSVKPEKKHVSVKLAIAKVNTAEQMNLQMKVVEVIKAAGADSVGIRFEELPPETLEKFRGTATEAEAQDLLSPLNNIEFISIASGKGGVGKSTVSVNLAVALARLGKKVGLIDADIYGFSVPDMMGITELPVIREDRIIPVERFGVKVISMGFFVEDNAPVVWRGPMLGKVLDQFFRDVDWGPLDYLILDLPPGTGDVALDVHQMIPSSKEIVVTTPHPTAAFVAARAGAMALQTDHALLGVIENMAWFESKLTNEKEYVFGQGGGTRLAEELRTELLGQIPLGQPDWNETDFAPSVYAEDHPIGQTYTKIAQAVIDKTQK, via the coding sequence TTGATTAACGAACAAATTGTCCGTGATGTTGTAGGCGAGTTGAAGGATCCGTTTTTACATAGAACCCTTACGGAAACCGATGGAATTGTCAGCGTATCGGTTAAACCGGAGAAAAAGCATGTCAGTGTAAAATTGGCCATCGCTAAAGTCAACACAGCGGAGCAAATGAACTTGCAGATGAAAGTTGTTGAAGTGATAAAAGCGGCTGGGGCAGATTCAGTCGGTATCCGCTTTGAGGAACTGCCGCCTGAAACGCTTGAAAAATTCCGCGGCACAGCAACGGAGGCGGAAGCTCAGGACTTACTGTCTCCATTGAATAATATTGAATTCATTTCAATTGCATCCGGAAAAGGCGGCGTCGGGAAATCGACGGTCTCTGTGAACTTGGCAGTTGCACTCGCACGCCTCGGGAAGAAGGTTGGTTTGATCGACGCGGATATTTACGGGTTCAGCGTTCCGGATATGATGGGTATTACCGAGTTGCCGGTCATCCGCGAAGATCGGATCATTCCGGTGGAGCGTTTTGGAGTGAAAGTAATTTCCATGGGGTTCTTCGTGGAAGACAATGCTCCAGTCGTATGGCGAGGTCCGATGCTCGGGAAAGTGCTCGATCAGTTTTTCCGTGATGTGGATTGGGGTCCTCTTGATTATCTCATCCTGGACTTGCCGCCTGGTACAGGGGACGTTGCCCTTGATGTCCACCAAATGATTCCTTCATCGAAGGAAATCGTAGTTACAACGCCTCATCCGACTGCTGCGTTTGTAGCGGCACGCGCGGGGGCTATGGCTCTCCAAACGGATCATGCACTTTTAGGAGTCATCGAAAACATGGCATGGTTTGAATCGAAACTGACAAACGAAAAGGAATATGTATTCGGTCAAGGAGGAGGCACCCGGTTAGCGGAAGAATTACGCACCGAGCTTCTAGGACAGATTCCACTTGGGCAACCTGATTGGAATGAGACTGATTTTGCCCCTTCCGTCTATGCGGAAGATCATCCGATTGGCCAAACGTACACGAAAATTGCACAGGCAGTTATCGATAAAACACAAAAATAA
- the rocF gene encoding arginase, with protein MKKMNISLIGVPLDYGQSRRGVDMGPSAIRYAGAVNRLKAIGHTLKDEGDVQVSAVERKDREVAKLKNLEEVVQATTELANRVADVVEKGNFPLVLGGDHSIAIGTIAGLTAKYKNLGVIWYDAHVDMNTSETSPSGNIHGMPLAVLMGRGHERLVNIFKEGQKVKPENIVIIGARSVDPGERELIKALGIKVFTMHEIDRDGMTSVMKEAIDYLKAKNLDGVHLSLDLDGLDPLYTPGVGTPVPGGISYRESHLAMEMLEDSGLITSAEFVEVNPILDERNKTADVAVGLMGSLLGEKLL; from the coding sequence ATGAAAAAAATGAATATATCATTAATAGGGGTTCCGCTAGATTATGGGCAAAGCCGTAGAGGCGTGGACATGGGACCGAGCGCCATCCGATATGCTGGAGCGGTAAATAGATTGAAAGCAATCGGACATACGCTGAAGGATGAGGGGGATGTCCAAGTAAGTGCTGTCGAACGTAAGGATCGGGAAGTTGCAAAGTTGAAAAACTTGGAGGAAGTTGTCCAAGCGACGACTGAACTCGCAAACCGGGTAGCTGATGTCGTAGAGAAAGGGAACTTTCCGCTCGTTCTCGGAGGCGATCACAGTATTGCCATTGGGACAATTGCAGGTTTGACCGCAAAATATAAAAACTTAGGCGTCATCTGGTATGATGCGCATGTCGACATGAATACGTCGGAAACTTCACCTTCAGGTAATATCCATGGAATGCCGCTTGCGGTCCTGATGGGACGTGGCCATGAAAGACTAGTAAATATTTTCAAAGAAGGGCAGAAAGTGAAGCCCGAAAACATTGTCATCATCGGGGCGCGTTCAGTTGATCCGGGCGAGCGTGAATTAATTAAAGCTCTAGGCATCAAAGTTTTCACAATGCATGAAATTGACCGGGATGGCATGACTTCGGTCATGAAGGAAGCGATTGATTATTTGAAGGCGAAGAACCTGGATGGGGTCCACCTATCACTGGATTTGGATGGCCTCGACCCACTCTACACACCTGGAGTCGGAACACCGGTGCCGGGTGGAATAAGCTATCGCGAAAGCCATCTCGCAATGGAAATGCTTGAGGATTCGGGTTTGATCACGTCTGCTGAGTTCGTCGAAGTTAATCCGATTCTCGATGAAAGAAACAAAACTGCAGATGTCGCAGTTGGACTGATGGGATCATTGTTAGGGGAAAAATTATTATGA
- the sigW gene encoding RNA polymerase sigma factor SigW, giving the protein MDELVNKRINEVIKGDQDAFEEIVTMFQHRLYHVCYRMLGNPQEAEDIAQEAFVRAYVNIHTYDQKRKFSTWLFRIATNLCIDRIRKKKPDYYLDATVPGTDGLNMYSQIAAAGDLPEEEVERMEAQDRVQYEIGRLPEKYRTVIILRYMEELPLQEISDILELPLGTVKTRVHRGREALRKQMGNM; this is encoded by the coding sequence TTGGATGAATTGGTCAATAAAAGAATAAATGAAGTGATCAAAGGCGATCAGGATGCATTCGAAGAAATTGTCACCATGTTTCAACATCGGCTGTATCATGTTTGTTATCGAATGCTTGGCAATCCCCAAGAAGCGGAAGATATAGCCCAGGAAGCTTTTGTACGTGCTTATGTGAACATTCATACGTATGATCAGAAACGAAAGTTCTCTACGTGGTTATTTCGGATTGCAACAAATTTATGCATCGACAGAATCCGCAAAAAGAAGCCGGATTATTATCTCGATGCGACAGTACCTGGAACGGATGGCCTCAACATGTACTCGCAAATTGCAGCGGCCGGCGACTTGCCGGAGGAAGAAGTGGAGCGTATGGAAGCGCAGGACCGTGTCCAGTATGAGATTGGACGGCTTCCCGAAAAATACCGTACCGTCATCATTCTTCGCTATATGGAAGAATTGCCGTTGCAGGAGATCAGTGATATTTTAGAGTTACCACTTGGTACTGTAAAGACCCGAGTTCACCGTGGACGGGAAGCGCTACGGAAGCAAATGGGTAATATGTAG
- the gerD gene encoding spore germination lipoprotein GerD, which translates to MMKKWVHLLVFAILLSGCSMQQQGPNYDEMKKMMTDALQTEDGKKAVRKMLSDPEFRELMVLEQTEVKKSIEDTLLSDKGKDFWKQAFEDPKFTEKIAKSMKDQQQDIMSKLINDSSFQKEMVEFFGQADMQKQMETILQSANMKKQMEKSIEETINSPLLKAKWQELILKAGEVAPTEKGGGGGGESGGGEGGGGAGGGGGGGGGK; encoded by the coding sequence ATGATGAAAAAATGGGTTCATTTACTTGTATTCGCCATACTCTTATCGGGCTGCAGCATGCAACAGCAAGGACCGAATTACGATGAAATGAAGAAGATGATGACGGATGCTTTGCAGACGGAAGATGGCAAAAAAGCTGTCCGGAAAATGCTGTCCGACCCCGAATTCAGGGAATTGATGGTACTCGAACAGACGGAAGTGAAAAAATCCATCGAGGATACGTTATTATCGGATAAAGGAAAGGATTTTTGGAAGCAGGCATTCGAGGACCCAAAATTCACCGAAAAAATAGCAAAAAGCATGAAAGACCAACAACAGGATATTATGTCGAAATTAATAAACGACTCTTCATTCCAAAAAGAAATGGTGGAGTTTTTCGGACAGGCTGATATGCAAAAGCAGATGGAAACGATATTGCAATCGGCAAATATGAAAAAACAGATGGAAAAATCTATTGAAGAAACGATTAACAGTCCGTTGCTCAAAGCGAAATGGCAAGAATTAATTCTAAAAGCCGGTGAAGTAGCGCCAACCGAGAAGGGTGGCGGTGGTGGCGGTGAATCCGGTGGTGGTGAAGGCGGCGGCGGTGCTGGTGGAGGCGGTGGCGGTGGTGGCGGCAAATAA
- a CDS encoding anti-sigma factor, producing the protein MNTCQEPIIHLMHAYLDGDISREDEQMLQKHLAACEHCRDMMDELKMSALFLKDAAPIQAPDGFVSGVMARLPKEKSQAGFQRLLRRHPLVAAAALFLLLMSATLFSSYSNDQQFSFTKQPNLVVEGETVVVPAGEVVKGDIVVTNGNLRIEGEVDGNVTVIHGAKYMASTAVVTGKSEEIDQAFDWLWYKIKSTVKDIFPSSNEEPQE; encoded by the coding sequence ATGAATACGTGTCAGGAACCAATAATCCATTTAATGCACGCGTATTTAGACGGAGACATAAGCCGAGAAGATGAGCAGATGCTGCAAAAGCATTTAGCTGCCTGTGAACATTGCAGGGATATGATGGATGAACTGAAAATGTCGGCTTTATTCCTGAAGGATGCTGCTCCAATCCAGGCACCGGACGGATTTGTCTCGGGCGTCATGGCACGTCTCCCGAAAGAAAAATCGCAAGCCGGCTTTCAGCGCCTATTACGCAGGCACCCACTCGTGGCTGCGGCCGCACTATTTTTACTATTAATGAGCGCAACGCTCTTTTCAAGCTATAGTAATGATCAGCAATTCTCCTTCACGAAGCAGCCGAATCTTGTCGTCGAAGGGGAAACGGTCGTCGTTCCTGCCGGAGAAGTCGTGAAAGGGGACATCGTCGTCACAAATGGCAATCTTCGGATCGAAGGGGAAGTGGATGGCAATGTAACTGTTATCCACGGCGCAAAATATATGGCATCGACAGCAGTCGTTACAGGGAAAAGTGAAGAGATTGATCAAGCTTTCGACTGGCTATGGTATAAAATCAAGTCGACAGTCAAGGATATTTTCCCGTCCTCCAACGAGGAGCCGCAGGAATAA
- a CDS encoding N-acetylmuramoyl-L-alanine amidase: MKRWLIIGLLFASSLLVVLYGVNASDRGFFMPEQLGGVKIVIDPGHGGLDGGASVGDVVERDITLSIAHELKKRLEKKGAMVVMTREKEGDALAEHAPSEQFGTIRQRKMADLKLRENIAIEEDPDMFLSVHVNAIPEQRWRGSQVFYHAEGHPGGELLAKSIQGSFVQNLKNTEREALAIKGVYLLKKVPMPSVLIETGFISNPEERALLTDPSYRGKVADAIVEGIIQFHLSEKQ; the protein is encoded by the coding sequence TTGAAACGATGGCTTATCATCGGGTTGTTATTTGCAAGTTCCCTTCTTGTTGTGCTGTACGGTGTGAATGCCTCGGACAGAGGGTTTTTCATGCCTGAGCAGCTTGGAGGGGTGAAGATTGTCATTGACCCTGGACATGGTGGATTGGATGGAGGGGCATCAGTAGGAGATGTTGTTGAGAGGGATATTACACTAAGCATTGCGCATGAGTTGAAAAAGAGACTGGAAAAGAAGGGTGCAATGGTTGTCATGACGCGTGAGAAAGAGGGAGACGCCCTTGCGGAGCATGCACCAAGTGAGCAGTTTGGAACGATTCGGCAAAGGAAGATGGCTGATTTAAAACTGCGTGAAAACATTGCGATTGAAGAGGATCCTGATATGTTCCTCAGCGTCCATGTCAATGCAATACCAGAGCAAAGATGGCGAGGTTCCCAAGTGTTTTATCATGCTGAAGGACATCCTGGAGGAGAACTTTTAGCAAAATCAATTCAAGGTTCTTTCGTTCAGAATCTGAAAAATACGGAGCGTGAAGCCTTGGCGATCAAAGGTGTGTATTTATTAAAAAAGGTTCCGATGCCTTCAGTACTTATAGAAACTGGATTCATCTCGAATCCTGAGGAACGGGCGTTGTTGACGGACCCTTCTTATCGCGGGAAAGTGGCGGATGCGATTGTCGAAGGAATCATTCAATTTCATTTATCCGAAAAACAATGA
- a CDS encoding KinB-signaling pathway activation protein, producing MTIRNWVKFFFTALLIGGIVTGILGLIVRWEFFSQYLSAGEYMEFLSAFLWMIFLGFTMSVVAQMGFFAYLTVHQFGVNLFKSLTLWNWVQLLIIAVVIFDLVFFRFKLTAGETGRTILYLTLLFSLLAVSIVTAYFKAKWTKKHTLISALFFMIVITTLEWLPALMVRSGNIDTWVTILLFPLLAVNAYQILMLPKYNRQSDEDKAKLDARRQARKSNTAKTAKTAKAK from the coding sequence GTGACCATACGAAATTGGGTTAAATTCTTTTTTACTGCATTGTTAATTGGTGGAATTGTCACGGGGATTCTAGGGTTGATCGTCCGTTGGGAATTCTTTTCACAATATTTATCGGCTGGAGAGTACATGGAGTTTCTCAGTGCATTTTTATGGATGATCTTCCTTGGCTTCACGATGAGCGTCGTCGCACAGATGGGCTTCTTCGCCTATTTGACGGTGCACCAATTCGGCGTGAACCTATTCAAATCATTGACGTTATGGAATTGGGTGCAGCTGCTGATCATCGCCGTAGTCATCTTTGACTTGGTGTTCTTCAGATTTAAGCTGACGGCAGGGGAAACAGGGCGGACAATCCTTTATTTGACGTTGCTGTTTTCGTTATTGGCAGTATCCATTGTTACGGCTTATTTCAAAGCGAAATGGACGAAAAAGCATACACTCATTTCCGCTCTGTTTTTCATGATTGTCATTACGACGCTCGAATGGCTGCCGGCATTAATGGTCCGGTCAGGCAATATCGATACATGGGTGACAATTTTATTATTCCCGCTTCTCGCGGTTAATGCTTATCAAATACTTATGCTGCCGAAGTACAACCGCCAATCCGATGAGGACAAAGCAAAACTCGATGCACGTAGACAGGCGCGCAAATCGAACACGGCAAAAACGGCGAAAACGGCGAAGGCAAAATGA
- a CDS encoding NupC/NupG family nucleoside CNT transporter yields the protein MQYIWGICGIIGILAIAWALSTARKSINPRTVFGALAIQIIFGFMVLKWEFGRKILEYVSGIVQKVIDSSNEGIQFLFGGVLGAEGAGFTFAFQVLPIIIFFASLVAVLYYLGIMQFLTKILGGLLAKALKTSETESMSAAANIFLGPTEAPLVVKPYIEKMTRSELFAVMVGGLACVSGAVLGGYAMLGVPIEYLLSAAFMGAPAGLLFAKIIVPQTEKLNTAEDVQMVKDTESRNVIDAASRGAMDGLKIAVGVGAMLIAFISLIYLINLITGAVGGIFGFESLTLEKLLGYLFFPIAFLIGVPWEEALQAGSFIGQKFILNEFVAYTSFAPEIANLSPKSVAMISFALCGFANLSALAMLIGGLGGMAPSRRQDIAEMGFRAIIAATLANLTSAAIAGMLI from the coding sequence ATGCAATACATCTGGGGAATTTGCGGCATCATCGGTATTTTAGCGATTGCATGGGCCTTATCGACAGCACGTAAATCCATTAATCCGAGAACTGTTTTTGGTGCTTTAGCTATCCAAATTATATTTGGTTTTATGGTGTTGAAATGGGAGTTCGGAAGAAAAATTCTGGAATACGTTTCAGGAATTGTCCAAAAAGTGATTGACTCATCCAATGAAGGAATTCAATTTTTGTTTGGAGGAGTACTAGGGGCAGAAGGTGCAGGCTTCACCTTTGCATTTCAAGTGCTGCCCATTATCATTTTCTTTGCTTCCTTAGTAGCAGTGCTTTACTATTTAGGAATTATGCAATTTTTGACGAAAATCCTTGGAGGACTTTTGGCGAAGGCCCTCAAGACGAGTGAGACCGAATCGATGTCGGCTGCTGCCAATATCTTTCTTGGTCCAACAGAAGCCCCGTTAGTCGTCAAACCTTATATTGAAAAAATGACTAGATCAGAGTTGTTTGCAGTAATGGTAGGCGGCTTGGCATGCGTATCGGGTGCTGTTTTAGGCGGTTACGCCATGTTAGGTGTCCCTATTGAATATCTATTGTCGGCAGCTTTCATGGGTGCTCCAGCGGGATTATTGTTTGCGAAAATCATCGTTCCTCAAACGGAAAAGCTAAACACAGCTGAAGATGTTCAAATGGTGAAAGACACGGAATCCAGAAACGTCATCGATGCGGCATCTCGCGGGGCGATGGATGGATTGAAAATAGCGGTTGGTGTAGGTGCAATGTTAATCGCGTTTATCTCTCTCATCTATTTGATTAACCTGATCACTGGAGCAGTTGGCGGGATCTTTGGATTTGAATCGTTAACTCTTGAGAAGCTATTAGGTTATCTTTTCTTCCCAATTGCCTTCCTCATTGGTGTTCCTTGGGAGGAAGCATTGCAAGCCGGTTCATTCATTGGGCAAAAATTCATACTGAACGAATTCGTTGCCTACACTTCTTTTGCACCTGAAATCGCCAATCTGTCACCTAAGAGCGTCGCGATGATCAGCTTTGCGCTATGCGGCTTTGCCAATCTTTCAGCGCTAGCAATGCTCATTGGCGGTTTAGGTGGAATGGCGCCTTCTAGAAGACAAGATATTGCGGAGATGGGATTCCGAGCAATCATTGCGGCGACACTTGCCAATCTGACAAGCGCGGCCATTGCGGGAATGTTAATTTAA
- the rplM gene encoding 50S ribosomal protein L13, with the protein MRTTFMAKGHEVERKWLVVDAEGQTLGRLASEVAAILRGKNKPTFTPHVDTGDHVIIINAEKIQLSGNKLKDKIYYRHSGYTGNLKQRTALEMRTNYPTKMLELAIKGMLPKGPLGRQTIKKLHVYAGPEHPHTAQKPEAYELRG; encoded by the coding sequence ATGCGTACAACATTCATGGCTAAAGGTCACGAAGTAGAGCGTAAATGGCTCGTTGTCGACGCTGAAGGACAGACGCTTGGTCGTCTAGCTTCTGAAGTTGCAGCAATTTTGCGCGGCAAAAACAAACCTACGTTCACACCACACGTTGACACAGGTGATCACGTTATCATCATCAACGCTGAGAAAATCCAATTGTCTGGGAATAAATTAAAAGATAAAATCTACTATCGCCACTCTGGCTATACTGGTAATCTTAAACAACGTACTGCTCTTGAAATGCGTACAAACTACCCAACTAAAATGTTGGAACTTGCGATTAAAGGGATGCTTCCAAAAGGCCCTCTAGGTCGTCAAACTATCAAGAAACTTCATGTCTATGCTGGACCGGAACATCCACATACGGCACAAAAACCAGAAGCATACGAGCTTCGCGGATAA
- a CDS encoding rhodanese-like domain-containing protein has translation MKEITTAELKQKLENGETLHMIDVREEDEVAQGMIPGAIHIPLGEVPDRLEELDQATPYVIICRSGGRSGRAAEFLEAQGYDATNMVGGMLDWQGDVE, from the coding sequence ATGAAAGAAATAACGACAGCAGAACTGAAGCAGAAGCTTGAGAATGGTGAAACCCTTCATATGATCGATGTAAGGGAAGAGGATGAAGTAGCGCAAGGGATGATTCCCGGCGCAATCCATATTCCGTTAGGGGAAGTTCCGGACCGTTTGGAAGAGCTCGATCAAGCGACGCCGTATGTGATCATTTGTCGATCAGGCGGCCGTAGCGGACGCGCAGCAGAGTTTTTAGAGGCGCAAGGATATGACGCGACAAATATGGTCGGCGGCATGTTGGACTGGCAAGGAGACGTTGAATAA
- the rpsI gene encoding 30S ribosomal protein S9, whose amino-acid sequence MAQVQYIGTGRRKSSVARVRLVPGEGKIVVNNRDVEDYVPFETLREVIKQPLVATQTLGSYDIHVNVHGGGYTGQAGAIRHGVARALLTVDPDFRGTLKAAGLLTRDSRMKERKKYGLKGARRAPQFSKR is encoded by the coding sequence TTGGCACAAGTACAATATATCGGCACTGGCCGTCGTAAAAGCTCAGTAGCTCGTGTACGTCTCGTACCTGGCGAAGGTAAAATTGTCGTCAACAACCGTGACGTAGAAGACTACGTACCATTCGAAACACTTCGTGAAGTGATCAAGCAACCACTTGTAGCTACTCAAACACTTGGCAGCTATGACATCCATGTAAACGTCCACGGTGGCGGATACACAGGTCAAGCAGGCGCAATCCGCCACGGCGTTGCACGCGCTCTATTGACTGTAGATCCTGACTTCCGCGGTACATTGAAAGCTGCAGGATTGCTTACTCGTGACTCCCGCATGAAAGAACGTAAAAAATACGGTCTTAAAGGCGCGCGTCGTGCACCTCAGTTCTCAAAACGTTAA
- a CDS encoding bifunctional diguanylate cyclase/phosphodiesterase, whose translation MHDYYKTMRKMTGLDNQQDVEAMLADIAFALDQSVIIAMTDRTGTITYVNELFTKISKYEAEELIGANHSIINSGYHPKEFFKNMWTTIGRGKVWHGEIRNRAKDGSFYWVDTKIVPFLNEKGIPNRYISIRYDITKRKLMEEKIRKDAEIYRKIVEENRHLAYNDQLTSLLNRNAFAKKLRAAITEQQNTGSRLGLVYLNIDRLRNVNDSFGQETGDYVLSIVAKRLKKVLRAEDIIGRISGDEFSFTLTEAANEEEAEQLMEEIKASLESPISIDGELCTISTSSGIALFPKHAKTASELIMKAEKALHYVKERGGGNYKVYEPGTATQTLERILLENELRKSVQMGHFTLEYQPKMNLSRRNLSGIEALVRWIHPDLGRIPPDKFIPLAEETKIILPLGEWVLREACKQAVKWKRQGYTPFRMAVNMSTVQLEDPDIVETIKRILFEEEAEPELIEIELTESSFADRAEMRDTIQRIRELGMHVSIDDFGTGYSTFSYIKELPADTVKIDMSFVKDIDVNENSRAIVKAIVTLADTAGLNVIAEGIETEEQANILHRLGCREGQGYFFSKPLSPIDCEFMFSKSVENE comes from the coding sequence ATGCATGACTATTATAAAACAATGCGAAAAATGACGGGATTAGACAATCAGCAGGATGTGGAGGCGATGCTCGCTGATATAGCGTTTGCCCTCGATCAATCAGTCATCATCGCGATGACCGACCGCACTGGAACAATCACCTATGTCAATGAATTGTTCACGAAAATATCCAAGTATGAAGCGGAAGAGCTGATCGGGGCAAATCACTCGATCATTAATTCCGGCTATCATCCGAAAGAGTTTTTCAAAAACATGTGGACGACAATTGGACGGGGGAAGGTCTGGCATGGAGAAATCCGCAACCGTGCGAAGGATGGCAGCTTCTACTGGGTTGATACGAAAATTGTTCCGTTTTTGAATGAAAAAGGGATTCCAAACCGATATATCTCCATCCGCTATGATATTACGAAACGAAAGCTCATGGAGGAGAAGATTCGCAAGGACGCGGAAATCTACCGTAAGATTGTCGAAGAAAACCGTCACCTTGCGTATAACGATCAACTAACGTCTTTGCTCAATCGCAATGCTTTCGCCAAAAAGCTGCGTGCGGCTATTACTGAACAGCAGAACACTGGGTCAAGACTAGGATTGGTTTATTTGAACATTGACAGACTGCGCAATGTGAATGACTCCTTTGGACAGGAAACCGGGGATTATGTGCTGTCGATTGTCGCGAAGCGGTTGAAGAAAGTACTCCGTGCTGAGGACATCATCGGCCGAATTTCTGGTGATGAATTTTCATTCACGTTAACGGAGGCGGCGAATGAAGAAGAAGCTGAGCAACTGATGGAGGAAATAAAGGCCAGTTTGGAAAGTCCAATCAGCATTGACGGTGAACTATGCACCATTTCCACTAGCAGCGGGATTGCACTATTTCCGAAGCATGCGAAAACGGCATCAGAGCTAATTATGAAGGCCGAAAAGGCACTTCATTATGTCAAGGAGCGTGGCGGCGGAAACTATAAAGTGTACGAGCCGGGGACAGCGACGCAAACGTTGGAACGCATCTTATTGGAGAATGAATTACGTAAAAGCGTTCAAATGGGGCATTTTACGTTGGAATATCAACCAAAAATGAATTTGTCGCGCAGAAATTTGTCAGGGATTGAGGCTTTAGTTCGCTGGATCCACCCTGATCTCGGTCGGATCCCGCCGGATAAATTCATCCCTTTGGCGGAGGAGACGAAAATCATCTTGCCATTGGGCGAATGGGTGTTGCGGGAAGCTTGCAAGCAGGCAGTGAAATGGAAACGTCAAGGGTATACACCTTTTCGGATGGCGGTAAATATGTCGACTGTCCAGCTGGAAGATCCCGATATCGTCGAGACGATCAAGCGGATTTTATTCGAAGAGGAAGCTGAACCGGAACTGATTGAAATTGAGCTGACCGAGAGCTCCTTCGCGGATCGGGCGGAAATGCGGGATACGATTCAACGGATCAGGGAGTTAGGCATGCATGTCTCGATAGATGATTTTGGGACGGGGTACAGCACGTTCAGCTATATAAAAGAACTGCCAGCAGATACAGTGAAAATCGACATGTCATTTGTGAAGGACATCGATGTGAATGAAAACAGCAGGGCAATCGTCAAGGCGATCGTAACGTTGGCTGACACGGCGGGCCTCAATGTTATCGCTGAAGGGATCGAGACAGAAGAGCAAGCGAATATCCTCCATAGATTAGGCTGTAGAGAAGGTCAAGGATATTTCTTCAGCAAGCCTCTGTCTCCAATAGACTGTGAATTCATGTTTTCGAAATCCGTGGAAAATGAATAA